The following DNA comes from Quercus robur chromosome 1, dhQueRobu3.1, whole genome shotgun sequence.
CATTTTAGCAACTATCCATACTAGGAAGGTAGGATGATATGTCTCAATTTCTGTACAGCCCAACCCACAAGAGCAAAGCATGATTTCTCTATGGGTGTGTATCTAGTCTCATAGTCATGGAAACTCTTGTTCAAGTAATACATAGATCTttcattattatcatcatcttcttgtgcTAACATTCTCCCTACTGCATCCTCTATGATTGAGAGATAAAGAAGTAAAGGTTTCTCAGGTTCTGGAGGTACCAAGATAGGCGGGTGGAGAAGATACTCCTTGATAAGTTCAAAGGCTTTCTGACACTCGTCATTCCTTGTATGAGGTTCATTCTTCCTTAGAAGTTTGAAGACGGATTCACAGGTGGAGGTGAGTTTGGCAATGAATCAACTAATGTATTGCAACTGGCCTAAGAATCCTCTTATCTCCTTTTCACTCTTAGGTGGAGGCATATGCAATATGGCCTTGATCTTTGATGGGTCAATTTTGATCCCCCTATCATTTACTAGGAAGCCTAACAATTTTCCACTAGTTACTCCAAAAGTGCATTTCTATAGGTTCGATCTCAATCTATACTCTTTGATCATCTCGAAGAATTTTCTCAAATTGGTTATGTGACCTCCTTCTCTATCCTAGGACATGACAATCATGTCATTAACATattgtagacaccgcattttgtacccgtTAAGACTCGGGCCCATGTTCCCCAATGATGTTGGAATTCTAAAGCCTAAGattggtttagggcccaatcGGATagaaattgacttgaggaagtgttttttgggaaaatataactttttttgcactaaataagtttttttttttggaaaataaagaccATGGAAACCCTAGGGCATGCATATGCATGCTAGGGTTCcagaaaccaaaaaggaaagtttttctgcattaaaacttggtttggaacgaatcccacatcgtctgggAGTCGCCCCAAACCGCTATTTTCAACTATGTAAGCCTTAAATGATAGATTTATAAAGGGGAGGACGATTTTTGAGGAAAACAcacaagattcactagaaaatagtgaatcaaagagggtgTTTTTCGCAAAACACTTTCAAgtcaatatttttctaattgagACATTTTCTggtcttgatctttgagtttcaAAGGTTTACTAActgatttttgtttggttgtgacTAGATTAACTGAGGGGAATGGTTAAAATCAAGCTAAGGAGCCTTTGTTTGGAGGTAAAGGTTCTAAGCTTTGTCTTTGTTTTCCtcttgttttatatgttttgtttgCTTTATATGTGCTTTGACATGCCTATTTAGTTTAGGTTTATCTCACTTTTCTGCATTAAGCATGTTAAGTTGTTAGCTTTTAGCTTCTGCTTGTttagtgtttttgttttctgggttagggtttagAGCATGTATGTGTGTGCGTGCTTACTGCATGTGTATGCATACTCGAAGTATGTGTACGCATACAACTGGGTTGCGCACGTAGACCCTATGTATGCACACGCATACTCatgcccagaaaccctaatccgagcctttttgcttttgtttcctTACTTTATTTATGCAACATGCCTCTGTTTGAGttgtttttcttatcttttagccttttcttctctgttttgcTATGTTTTGCTTGTTTTATCTCATTTATGTCAATTAGGGTTTTGATTTATTGATTACCAAGAACATTCATATAATATGAATGcacattgatgcataggtgctgtGATGCAGTAAGGTAAGTGAAGTAAGTCATGCATTTACATGGACATGCATCACTTTTGAATATGATCTTGCCTTGGTGATGAACATGAACATGTTTGTTTGAATACCATCTCTTTGATGTTTATATGAAGTAATATGCTTGTTTGATTCTGCTATGCTGTGTTTCTGCCCTTGGAAATGAGTGTTTaaatgccatgatagatgaatgctaggttttgggatgaataTGCCATCTTTGCTTGCTTTAGATGCATGCTAGGGTGTGTGTCAGTTAGGATAACAATATTAAGTGTACCTTTAATGGGATTAAGACGTGGAACACAATGAGCGGAAGCTAACCCACAAGTCAGGTAGGGTTGGGTGCCAAACACCTTCCCATACCCAAACCTAAACTTCGGACATATGCTCGAGTAGTAGATCAATCCTTCTAAGAAGGGCGCtaatatatggttcctagaactaatctaggtggcaactccattTTTCTCCGCTATGGTCTACCCTAGGCCAAGGCGTACTCACCCATTGCGAGGATGACACCACACCGTTGCTGGTGCTTATGCCCACAATGGCGACTCCATTGGGAATAGAGAGTTTGATTCCAATGTGTTCCATTTCTTAATCCTAATAAAGGCTCATTCAATATTTGTTTGCACACactttacttgtttcttttgtCCCTTTGCCAATGTTGGTGATAAGTGGGAAGGTGAAGGCTCCATTCGGGCCAAAATCTTCTgaagttcatcccaccaactaACAATCAGTAGCATCACCTATAATGGGCTTTGAGTAAATTAACGGTTTTCCACCAATCTATTACAGTCCATTTAGGCCTATGGTTGGAATCATGGCCCACCTAGTTTTGAGTGACCTATTGATCTATCTCTTTAGCTTTAAGGAGCTTACCCACACTTAGAGAGATCCTAGATCTTATCAAAAGAGGGTGCCCTTTgtatctcttgtttgttcaactATATACCTTGTgttcacctaattctaaaggacaaataacagatataaaaattgaaaggatGACCCAAGTGTTATGGCATACCCTAAGACATTGGGaagcaaaaaaagaagttcTCATATATAAGTGGCTTGTCCCAAAGTCCAAAGGTACGTTTTAACTTGGAAGGTTCATAGGGCCATAGCCTAGTTTCTAGCGTAAGCCTAAATCAAAAGGCCTCTCTTGAAAAGGAGAACCTTGGGCCTAAGGTAACAAATCTGCAATGAACCTAGCATCCAACATCCTACAAAGTTAACATGAAACTCCCTAGTATTGGGCCTCCTTGTTGTATGCCAAGGCCAAAAATGATGAGAGATTCATAAGCTTTGAGATCAAGGCCACAACGTATTCTAGCAAAAGGGctacttcaaaaagaaaagaaaaaaaaagttgataatgAATAAGTAGAGAAAAGCCCAAAGGTGATGAATACAGCGTTGGCCTATATTTGAGAAAAAGGGTTGAAAATCCTTAAGCACATTTTAATCAAAGCCCACAAGAGTAAAATGAGAGCTTTATTGTAAATGGACTAAGCCCAATGAAACAAGGGGCAAGGTTCATGAGAGATAAGAGAGTGATTCTTGTAATTGGCCTTCATTAAAATGGACTTAAAGATTTTCTAAGAACAtctaaataagaaaaacatttaaTTAGGACATGGGCTTAATAAAATATGGGAATTCTTTTCAGGCACCATTGCACTACCAAGATCGAACAAGCACATCCCCACTCTGATTTGGATCAGAGAAGAGAACGGAAGATGTTTGATTAAGGTTGAGGTCACAATCAAGAAGAAGTATCTCGAGAAGAAATGGCTTCTCCAATTGATGACACAATTGCACAAAAGATATACAAAGTAATAGAAGAACAAGGTAAGGCTCTCAAGAAGATAGAAGGTCGTCTCTCCCAGCTAGAGGAGAGCAAGCTCAAGAAAACTATGCACATAGAGAtacatgaagaagaagaaagagaggaatgGGATGAAAGAGACAAGGCCAATTATGAGAGAAACAAGTAATTTGAGAAACTTATCATGGATATCGTGGCTATGAAAGAAAATATGGAGAAGATGCAACTAGCCTTTTGTAAGGCTCAAGGGATGGATGATTGTCTCTACAACATGAGTGGATTGAGTTCCAAAACCCTTATCGCTTTGCCTCCCAAGTTCAAGATTTTCGATGCAAAAATGTTTAACGGGACTGGGGATCCTAAGCAACATGTTATGAGATATATAAGCATTACCGAAATGAAAGGGTTGGATGAGAAGCAAACTATACATGCATTCCATCTTTCACTCATGGGAGGTGCATCGAAATGGTACTATAGCTTGGATCCAAGCAAGACCAAAGATTGGAATGAGCTAGTGGAACTATTTGTGGATCAATTCATATTCAATACCATGATTGATGTAAATTTGAGAGATTTGGAGACCATTAAACATGGAGTCGAGGAGACTTTCTCCGAA
Coding sequences within:
- the LOC126712663 gene encoding uncharacterized protein LOC126712663, whose translation is MDIVAMKENMEKMQLAFCKAQGMDDCLYNMSGLSSKTLIALPPKFKIFDAKMFNGTGDPKQHVMRYISITEMKGLDEKQTIHAFHLSLMGGASKWYYSLDPSKTKDWNELVELFVDQFIFNTMIDVNLRDLETIKHGVEETFSEYMTRWKGKASKMVNRPNEKDQTNMIIKNLLPAYNSRLLSWPISSLESYVIVGLELKLPSIMDNWIKGGASLQSRRHIGEGQQPLKHPIP